The Thermostichus vulcanus str. 'Rupite' sequence AGACGCCTCCCGCAGGGTGACCAGTAGGGCCCGAGCATATAGGTCGGAGCGACTGGCCAACCGATCCACAATGGCGCTGGGGGCCGCCAAAATATAGCGTTCCGATAGCAAAAGCCGAACCAGCAGCTCCCAGGCCACCAGCAAGCCCCCAACGATGAGCAGGCTGTTCACCCCGATCAGTGTCCCTCTTGCCCCAGGCCCAAGCCGGTTCACCGCTGCACCTCCAACACCTGCTCCAGCCCCAATGCCTCTGAGACGTGAGCGACTAGGTGATGAAACTCCGGAGAGCGCAAAATCTGAGCCTGCCGGGGGCGAGGCAACGTCACCGGGATCCGAGCCACGATCCGGCCTGGCCTCACGCTCATCACCAGGATCTCATCGGCCAACAGCACCGCCTCATCGATGGAGTGGGTGACCAACAGGGCCGTCGTCCCCCGGTTTTCCCAGAGGCGGGGCAACTCCAGATTCAGCCGTCGTCGGGTTAGCTCATCCACCGCCCCAAAGGGCTCATCCAACAACAACAGTCGAGGCTGGGTGATCAGACAGCGGGCAATGGCCGCCCGTTGCCGCATTCCTCCCGACAATTCTGCCGGTTTGGCCCGTTCAAATCCCTCCAAGCCCACCCGCGCCAACAGCTCCCGGATCCCAGCTCGATCCACCGGCTGCTGGGCTAGGGTTTGGGCCAGAGCCACGTTGGACTCCACGCTGCGCCAGGGCAGCAACGAGGGATCCTGAAAAGCCACGGCGATCTCCCCTCGCTTTTTCACCACAGCCGGGGGCTGGCCATCGATCAACACCTCGCCGCTGGAGAGGGTTTCCAGACCTGCGATCGCCCTTAGCAGAGTGGATTTGCCACAGCCGGATGGCCCCACCAATGCCGTCAGGGATCCCGGCTGTAGCCGCAGATTGATATCCGCCAGGGCTGGCACCCGAGTTGGCCCCCAGCCAAAGATCTTGCTGCCCTCCACCACCCGCACCTCTGGGGGCTGGATGGCCCTGGGATCCCTGAGGTTGGC is a genomic window containing:
- a CDS encoding ABC transporter ATP-binding protein, with product MAVNLPSRANLRDPRAIQPPEVRVVEGSKIFGWGPTRVPALADINLRLQPGSLTALVGPSGCGKSTLLRAIAGLETLSSGEVLIDGQPPAVVKKRGEIAVAFQDPSLLPWRSVESNVALAQTLAQQPVDRAGIRELLARVGLEGFERAKPAELSGGMRQRAAIARCLITQPRLLLLDEPFGAVDELTRRRLNLELPRLWENRGTTALLVTHSIDEAVLLADEILVMSVRPGRIVARIPVTLPRPRQAQILRSPEFHHLVAHVSEALGLEQVLEVQR